A window of Plasmodium brasilianum strain Bolivian I chromosome 8, whole genome shotgun sequence contains these coding sequences:
- a CDS encoding hypothetical protein (Plasmodium exported protein): MIIFFIRAFIFSCLIWIFKYYDESNICDKTRNKKLNINNILNIKYSRLLSSEIRAFLEDKHKCLKEKIYDLKGKSTASFEKKPYALKQYNFFQEEDNESIYNDTYQEELNYFMPRKKPQNLGDFNVKHNLKEKSFTVKHYNNIQNNKNLHKSSKKLYSENDSSSDLINSSNKRNCNIIKDKINDILNIQ; encoded by the exons atgatcattttttttattagagcctttattttttcctgtcTAATATGGATATTCAAATATTATGACGAG TCAAATATCTGCGATAAAACTCGGAACAAGAAATTGAacataaataacatattaaatattaaatatagcaGATTGTTAAGCAGTGAAATAAGAGCATTTCTGGAAGATAAacataaatgtttaaaagaaaaaatatatgatttaaaaggaaaaagtactgcatcatttgaaaaaaaaccATATGCATTAAAgcaatataacttttttcaaGAAGAAGATAATGAATCAATATACAATGATACATATCAAGAAGaattgaattattttatgccACGTAAAAAACCTCAAAATCTTGGAGATTTTAACGttaaacataatttaaaagaaaaatcttttacagtaaaacattataataatattcagAACAATAAAAACCTACACAAATCTTCAAAAAAGTTATACTCAGAGAATGATTCATCTTCAGACCTCATCAACTCAAGTAATAAACGtaattgtaatattattaaagataaaattaatgatattCTAAACATTCAGTAA
- a CDS encoding hypothetical protein (Plasmodium exported protein) encodes MKKNFNSIIFIKIFIFTLLFWIIRYNNNLKSCNGLLDEKYKLYRDLYLRTNRQLAHHSVNRNFNGRYNNVLDEEHISKNRKDILLQNKELKESELKREKWHKLHKNSNSLSSKADVFCEKQIFSLLHSIDKIKNNEEMNNWEKCTAINRKKIKFLLIPASIFLLVSLVYSGLVTNSGDIFKVQSIYSNFLAIILLGFAFAIYSSIVFGIIYTCRKINKYRIIKKYKQQICNNGTVNL; translated from the exons atgaaaaaaaatttcaattccatcatttttattaaaatcttTATCTTTACTCTTTTATTTTGGATAATTCgttataacaataatttg aagaGCTGCAATGGGTTATTGGATGAGAAGTATAAGTTATATAGAGATTTATACTTAAGAACTAATCGACAGTTAGCACATCATTCAGTGAATAGAAATTTTAATGGACGATATAATAATGTGCTAGATGAAGAACATATAtctaaaaatagaaaagacatattattacaaaacaaagaattaaaagaaagtgaattaaaaagagaaaaatggCATAAATtgcataaaaatagtaattcgTTATCTAGTAAAGCAGATGTATTTtgtgaaaaacaaatattcaGCTTATTACATTCCATtgacaaaataaagaataacgAAGAAATGAACAACTGGGAAAAGTGTACAGCCATAAATAGAAAgaagataaaatttttattaattcctgcctctatatttttattggtATCTTTAGTATATTCAGGATTAGTGACTAATTCAGGGGATATATTTAAAGTACAAAGTAtatattctaattttttggctataattttattaggtTTTGCATTCGCGATATACTCATCTATTGTATTTGGCATTATTTATACCtgtagaaaaattaataaatatagaattataaaaaaatataagcaacAAATTTGTAATAATGGTACggttaatttataa
- a CDS encoding hypothetical protein (Plasmodium exported protein): protein MEQKIKSLFFIKTNTFIILTWIFYLYCDMSIFSKFVGEYKIERILDIKSYRLLAKCSQYKDSRNTDLKGMIHENDENEEVITNSDIGDKIKNKQSSKSSLYKEQFNKGYIRKRMLKYRGKYLTLFERKLFKHLDYIDFIRKNPSITNKSCKKVLFKEYVLLIYLPFLLFCYGLILPIMVHIGMGGIVTDIYIMLYWVFILILFAIFELGIVYMFVKIKKHSRIMKRRW, encoded by the exons atggaacaaaaaattaagtcactcttttttattaaaactaatacttttattattctaacttggatattttatctttattgtGACATg agTATTTTTAGTAAGTTTGTAGGAGAGTACAAGATTGAGCGAATATTAGATATAAAGAGTTATAGATTACTAGCAAAATGTAGTCAATATAAGGACTCAAGGAATACAGACTTAAAAGGAATGATACATGAAAATGATGAGAACGAAGAAGTTATAACTAACAGTGACATAGgtgacaaaataaaaaataaacaatcaAGTAAAAGTTCATTATATAAGGAGCAATTCAATAAAGGATATATCAGGAAGAGAATGTTGAAATATAGAGGCAAATACTTAACTCTCTttgaaagaaaattattcaaaCATCTTGATTATATAgattttataagaaaaaatccGTCAATTACTAATAAGTCCTGCAAAAAGGTATTATTTAAGGAGTACGtattactaatatatttaccttttttattattttgttatggATTAATATTACCAATAATGGTACATATTGGAATGGGGGGGATTGTAACTGACATTTACATAATGTTATATTGGGTGTTTATCCTTATATTATTCGCCATTTTTGAATTAGGAATTGTTTACAtgtttgtaaaaattaaaaagcatAGTAGAATTATGAAGCGAAGATGGTAA
- a CDS encoding PIR protein, with amino-acid sequence MTPGITDEDSVSLYLKYKQEFYETAIGDTQNSKGFGGNPGQKCAAIASDDSITPCQEIGRYLIEIKQKHNSNSPQRCKYLKYKINSDNRYNKSGLFQIYEKFSSKIGNVCKEEIKNIPKDSLEKLEKLYSYYDNFNKFDGKDKDPDGDICNSVTACHGIYMNNYEECQKNSNDAFCEELTNFKKAYENKMKTLTPCDGLPKTLPPPLLQTLSPEETDHVLIPSLTTALILLISFTLFFLYKFTPLKSWLHTHLRRKKIIEFNNITKEKRESLQNTQDDINISYDENLHNIGYHPQRET; translated from the exons ATGACACCTGGAATTACAGAC gaaGATTCCGTATCATTATatcttaaatataaacaggAATTTTATGAGACTGCTATAGGAGATACACAAAATTCTAAAGGGTTCGGAGGGAATCCTGGGCAAAAATGTGCGGCTATTGCAAGCGATGATTCTATTACACCATGCCAAGAGATTGGTAGATACTTAATtgaaataaagcaaaaacaTAATTCTAATAGCCCTCAACGTTGTAAATACTTGAAGTATAAGATAAATTCAGACAATCGTTATAACAAATCTGGTTTGTTCCagatatatgaaaaattttcgTCCAAAATAGGAAATGTATGCAaagaggaaataaaaaatattccaaaGGATTCTTTAGAAAAACTTGAAAAACTATATAgttattatgataatttcAACAAATTTGATGGTAAGGACAAAGATCCCGATGGTGATATTTGTAATAGTGTTACAGCATGTCATGGaatttatatgaacaatTACGAAGAATGtcaaaaaaatagtaatgaCGCTTTTTGTGAGGAGTTAACCAATTTTAAGAAAgcatatgaaaataaaatgaaaacgtTAACTCCATGCGATGGTTTACCAAAAACATTACCCCCACCATTACTACAAACATTATCACCTGAAGAAACAGATCATGTACTTATTCCCAGTCTAACGACGGCTCTCATATTACTAATATCTttcactttattttttttatataag tTTACTCCATTGAAATCGTGGTTACATACTCATTTgcgaaggaaaaaaataattgaatttaacaatattacaaaagaaaaaagagaatccTTACAAAACACACAAGACGATATAAACATAAGTTATGACGAAAACCTTCATAATATAGGCTACCATCCTCAAAGAGAAACttaa